One genomic region from Corallococcus soli encodes:
- the uvsE gene encoding UV DNA damage repair endonuclease UvsE, which translates to MEGPSTYRLGYVAQSLTLGVSAGHTCRLAGATPQRLEALIARNLEELEQLLRFNEAQGIQVFRIGSSLIPFGSHPVNTLPWWKTFAGTFATLARIARRSQQRLSLHPSPAGASLSSRHARVRDAAVAELRYSARVLDLLEAGPECRVVVHVGGAAPSRPEALDAAHRMLDALPEDLRQRLTVEHDDKVWSAREVLPLAREHGVPMVGDNLHNAVLPSTPVMPVAELVREAAATWRALDLRPKFHLASQKAGGRPGAHADFILPEDFRAMVSALDGPADFMLEAKEKDRAVLALRQTAGPRRSPREQDVRRP; encoded by the coding sequence ATGGAAGGCCCCTCGACCTATCGGCTGGGCTATGTGGCCCAGTCCCTGACCCTGGGCGTGAGCGCGGGCCATACGTGCCGGCTCGCTGGTGCGACGCCCCAGCGCCTGGAGGCGCTCATCGCCCGGAACCTGGAGGAGCTGGAGCAGCTGCTGCGGTTCAACGAAGCCCAGGGCATCCAGGTCTTCCGCATCGGTTCGTCGCTCATCCCGTTCGGCTCCCATCCGGTGAACACGCTGCCGTGGTGGAAGACCTTCGCGGGCACCTTCGCCACGCTCGCCCGCATCGCGCGTCGGTCCCAGCAGCGGCTGTCCCTGCACCCGTCTCCGGCGGGGGCTTCGCTGTCCTCGCGCCACGCCCGGGTGCGAGACGCGGCCGTCGCGGAGCTGCGCTACAGCGCGCGTGTGCTGGACCTCCTGGAGGCGGGCCCGGAGTGCCGCGTCGTCGTGCACGTGGGCGGCGCCGCCCCCAGCCGCCCCGAGGCGCTGGACGCCGCCCACCGGATGCTGGACGCGCTGCCGGAGGACCTGCGCCAGCGGCTCACCGTGGAGCATGACGACAAGGTCTGGAGCGCGCGCGAGGTCCTCCCCCTGGCCCGCGAACATGGCGTGCCCATGGTGGGCGACAACCTGCACAACGCGGTGCTGCCCTCGACTCCGGTGATGCCCGTGGCGGAGCTGGTGCGCGAGGCCGCCGCCACCTGGCGTGCACTGGACCTGCGGCCGAAGTTCCACCTGGCGTCCCAGAAGGCGGGCGGTCGGCCGGGCGCGCACGCGGACTTCATCCTCCCGGAAGACTTCCGCGCCATGGTGTCCGCGCTCGACGGGCCGGCGGACTTCATGCTGGAGGCGAAGGAGAAGGACCGCGCCGTTCTTGCGCTGCGTCAGACAGCGGGGCCGCGACGCTCACCCAGGGAGCAGGACGTGCGGCGTCCTTGA
- a CDS encoding M2 family metallopeptidase: protein MTRYLFQQPLMRAALAALSLVAISGCAQTTPAPASKSPAAEATPAEAKQFAEKLNADLKKLWTRQATADWIKSTYITDDTERNVAAINEEVMAYVNGAIKESRRFDGLTLDADTARILHLLRVSQTLPAPANAAQRAELAATAAKLDGLFGKGKYCGKDGKAKCRDLGDLSEVMAQSRDEPTLLEAWQGWHSISRPMRPLYTQLVNASNAGAKDIGFNDLGTLWRSGYDMPPEEFEKEAQRLWGQVKPMYDELHCYVRGRLAKQYGEAKVPAGKPIPAHLLGNMWAQEWNNIYPLVEPFPGQASLDVDAALVKQGYDAQKMVKLGEKFFTSLGLKPLPQTFWERSQFTKPRDRDVVCHASAWDVTYDNDLRVKMCIKPTEEDLVTIHHELGHNYYYTYYYKLPVLFQAGANDGFHEAIGDALTLSITPSYLQQAGLLSAVEKNDKNVINLQLKDALEKVAFLPFGLLVDQWRWDVFSGKVTPEDYNKSWWALRQKYQGVGAPVDRTEQDFDAGAKYHVPANVPYTRYFLARILQFQFHKSLCEAAGITGPLNECSIYGNKAAGQRLQAMLELGASKPWPEAMFAMTGGRQIDATPMLEYFAPLRRWLQEQNKGQKCGW, encoded by the coding sequence ATGACCCGCTATCTCTTCCAGCAACCCTTGATGCGCGCGGCCCTGGCCGCCCTGTCGCTCGTGGCCATCTCCGGTTGCGCGCAGACGACGCCCGCCCCCGCCTCGAAGTCCCCGGCCGCCGAGGCCACCCCCGCCGAGGCGAAGCAGTTCGCCGAGAAGCTGAACGCGGACCTGAAGAAGCTCTGGACCCGGCAGGCCACCGCCGACTGGATCAAGAGCACGTACATCACCGACGACACCGAGCGGAACGTGGCCGCCATCAACGAGGAGGTGATGGCCTACGTCAACGGCGCCATCAAGGAGTCGCGCCGCTTCGACGGGCTGACGCTGGACGCGGACACCGCGCGCATCCTGCACCTGCTGCGCGTCTCCCAGACGCTGCCCGCCCCGGCCAACGCCGCCCAGCGCGCGGAGCTGGCCGCCACCGCGGCGAAGCTGGATGGCCTGTTCGGCAAGGGCAAGTACTGCGGCAAGGACGGCAAGGCGAAGTGCCGCGATCTGGGGGATCTGTCCGAGGTGATGGCGCAGAGCCGTGACGAGCCCACGCTGCTCGAAGCGTGGCAGGGCTGGCACTCCATCAGCCGCCCCATGCGACCGCTGTACACCCAGCTCGTCAACGCCTCCAACGCGGGCGCGAAGGACATCGGCTTCAATGACCTGGGCACGCTGTGGCGGTCGGGCTACGACATGCCGCCCGAGGAGTTCGAAAAGGAGGCGCAGCGCCTCTGGGGCCAGGTCAAGCCCATGTACGACGAGCTGCACTGCTATGTGCGCGGCCGGCTCGCGAAGCAGTACGGCGAGGCGAAGGTGCCCGCCGGCAAGCCCATCCCCGCGCACCTGCTGGGCAACATGTGGGCCCAGGAGTGGAACAACATCTACCCCCTGGTGGAGCCGTTCCCCGGGCAGGCCAGCCTGGACGTGGACGCCGCGCTGGTGAAGCAGGGCTATGACGCGCAGAAGATGGTGAAGCTGGGCGAGAAGTTCTTCACCTCGCTGGGCCTCAAGCCGCTGCCGCAGACCTTCTGGGAGCGCTCGCAGTTCACCAAGCCCCGCGATCGCGACGTCGTCTGCCACGCCTCCGCCTGGGACGTGACGTACGACAACGACCTGCGCGTCAAGATGTGCATCAAGCCCACCGAAGAGGACCTGGTCACCATCCACCACGAGCTGGGTCACAACTACTACTACACCTACTATTACAAGCTCCCGGTCCTCTTCCAGGCTGGCGCGAATGACGGCTTCCACGAGGCCATTGGCGACGCGCTCACGCTGTCCATCACGCCCTCCTACCTCCAGCAGGCGGGCCTGCTGAGCGCGGTGGAAAAGAACGACAAGAACGTCATCAACCTGCAGCTCAAGGACGCTCTGGAGAAGGTGGCCTTCCTGCCCTTCGGCCTGCTGGTGGACCAGTGGCGCTGGGATGTTTTCAGCGGGAAGGTGACGCCGGAGGACTACAACAAGAGCTGGTGGGCGCTGCGCCAGAAGTACCAGGGCGTGGGCGCGCCGGTGGACCGCACGGAGCAGGACTTCGACGCGGGCGCCAAGTACCACGTCCCGGCGAACGTGCCGTACACGCGCTACTTCCTGGCGCGCATCCTCCAGTTCCAGTTCCACAAGTCGCTCTGCGAGGCGGCCGGCATCACGGGCCCCCTGAACGAGTGCTCCATCTACGGCAACAAGGCGGCGGGGCAGCGGCTCCAGGCGATGCTGGAGCTGGGCGCGAGCAAGCCCTGGCCGGAGGCGATGTTCGCGATGACGGGCGGCCGGCAGATCGACGCGACGCCCATGCTGGAATACTTCGCGCCGCTGCGTCGCTGGCTCCAGGAACAGAACAAGGGACAGAAGTGCGGCTGGTGA
- a CDS encoding cold-shock protein produces MATGTVKWFNDAKGFGFITQDGGGEDVFCHHTAINADGFRSLAEGQKVEFEVAKGPKGLQAQNVRAI; encoded by the coding sequence ATGGCGACCGGTACCGTGAAGTGGTTCAACGATGCGAAGGGCTTCGGTTTCATCACGCAGGATGGCGGCGGCGAGGACGTGTTCTGCCACCACACCGCGATCAATGCGGACGGCTTCCGCTCGCTGGCCGAAGGCCAGAAGGTGGAGTTCGAAGTCGCCAAGGGCCCCAAGGGCCTGCAGGCGCAGAACGTTCGCGCGATCTGA
- a CDS encoding DHH family phosphoesterase: protein MLLGHTRDVSWPAPEPELAKARRFLEDCRGKHVLVVPYPDADGLASGVLMLRALQSLGARPTARLPGKGEDLHTETFLERLGTAPAEALVVLDMGNRWGGTLLPGVPTLVVDRHDRRGAKGFSPEVQVLTAYGHEPVANTSVLTYVLMSHFVVPGPLEWLAALGTVAALGPDAPMPFLKDALRRAKRTAVVETVSLLNAATRSHRIATPLAMQVLLRAGSASDILESRVLGVDALRDCRLEVQREVARCAKTPPRFAGNVALLLFSSETQVHPLVAVRWAQRMPDHVVIAANTGYLPGRVDFTLRSRAPLELQGLMRGGERPTLEETAEEGVVRYAVSGSLPPADFLRLLEGMGFRGLNGLDVERRGVAPG, encoded by the coding sequence ATGCTGCTCGGACACACCCGCGATGTCAGCTGGCCCGCACCGGAACCGGAGCTGGCGAAGGCCCGGCGGTTCCTGGAGGACTGCCGGGGCAAGCACGTCCTCGTCGTGCCGTATCCGGACGCGGATGGGCTGGCGTCCGGCGTGCTGATGCTGCGGGCGCTCCAGTCGCTGGGTGCGCGCCCGACCGCACGGCTGCCGGGCAAGGGAGAGGACCTCCACACGGAGACCTTCCTGGAGCGCCTGGGCACGGCGCCCGCGGAGGCGCTGGTGGTGCTGGACATGGGCAACCGCTGGGGCGGGACGCTGCTGCCGGGCGTGCCCACGCTCGTCGTGGATCGCCATGACCGCCGGGGCGCGAAGGGGTTCTCTCCCGAGGTCCAGGTGCTGACCGCGTACGGCCACGAGCCCGTCGCCAACACCAGCGTGCTCACCTACGTCCTCATGTCGCACTTCGTCGTGCCGGGGCCCCTTGAGTGGCTGGCCGCGCTGGGCACCGTGGCGGCGCTGGGGCCGGATGCGCCGATGCCCTTCCTCAAGGACGCGCTGCGGCGGGCGAAGCGCACGGCGGTGGTGGAGACCGTCTCGCTGTTGAACGCGGCCACGCGCTCGCACCGGATCGCTACGCCGCTGGCGATGCAGGTGCTGCTTCGCGCGGGCAGCGCTTCGGACATCCTCGAAAGCCGCGTGCTGGGCGTGGATGCGCTGCGGGACTGTCGCCTGGAGGTCCAGCGCGAGGTGGCCCGCTGCGCCAAGACGCCGCCGCGCTTCGCGGGCAACGTGGCCCTGCTGCTCTTCAGTTCGGAGACCCAGGTGCATCCGCTGGTCGCGGTGCGGTGGGCCCAGCGGATGCCGGACCACGTCGTCATCGCCGCCAACACCGGCTACCTGCCCGGCAGGGTGGACTTCACGCTGCGAAGCCGCGCGCCCCTGGAACTCCAGGGGCTCATGCGGGGCGGGGAACGACCAACGCTGGAGGAGACCGCCGAGGAGGGCGTCGTGCGATACGCCGTCAGTGGCAGCCTGCCGCCCGCGGACTTCCTGCGCCTGTTGGAGGGCATGGGCTTCCGGGGACTGAACGGCCTCGACGTGGAGCGACGCGGTGTCGCTCCGGGCTGA
- a CDS encoding PilZ domain-containing protein: MSEKRKANRAPLDIYLNKYMGGVPYMTRAADISQEGVSLSRLIEPQHEARRVGLQFQLPGSEEIIYAEGEVVREWKELGRREQSGVRFTLLTERHRKMIDAYVDRHANEN; the protein is encoded by the coding sequence ATGAGCGAGAAGCGGAAGGCCAATCGAGCGCCCCTGGACATCTACCTCAACAAGTACATGGGCGGCGTGCCGTACATGACCCGCGCCGCGGACATCAGCCAGGAAGGCGTCAGCCTGTCGCGCCTCATCGAGCCCCAGCACGAAGCCCGTCGCGTCGGCCTCCAGTTCCAGCTCCCCGGCTCCGAGGAGATCATCTACGCCGAGGGTGAAGTCGTTCGCGAATGGAAGGAGTTGGGCCGCCGCGAGCAGTCGGGCGTGCGCTTCACCCTGCTCACCGAGCGGCACCGCAAGATGATCGACGCCTACGTCGACCGTCACGCGAACGAGAACTGA
- a CDS encoding DUF3105 domain-containing protein: MLRALPALLFALSLACDSSDDPPPGGMEGCEAFAFPLSGVTDASHVSSCSSAACGNGENPPNSGLHCPTWLPCRSYTEEQPRCSWLHNLEHGHAVFLYNCPEGCADEVAKLEAAQARAAQGSNGVRRALIAPDAQLPKRFAAMLWRRTYLMDSVDPDALACLLAYQDREAPEPGLLCAP; this comes from the coding sequence ATGCTTCGCGCCCTCCCTGCCCTCCTCTTCGCGTTGAGCCTTGCTTGTGATTCCTCCGACGATCCGCCTCCGGGCGGCATGGAGGGCTGCGAGGCGTTCGCCTTCCCCCTGTCGGGAGTCACCGACGCCAGCCACGTGAGTTCGTGCAGCAGCGCCGCGTGTGGCAACGGCGAGAACCCTCCCAACTCCGGCCTGCACTGCCCTACGTGGCTGCCCTGCCGGAGCTACACCGAGGAGCAGCCGCGCTGCTCGTGGCTGCACAACCTGGAGCACGGGCACGCGGTGTTCCTCTACAACTGCCCGGAGGGCTGCGCCGATGAGGTCGCGAAGCTGGAGGCCGCGCAGGCCCGTGCCGCGCAGGGCAGCAACGGCGTGCGCCGCGCGCTCATCGCTCCCGATGCACAGCTCCCCAAGCGCTTCGCCGCGATGTTGTGGCGCCGCACGTACCTGATGGACTCCGTGGATCCGGACGCGCTCGCGTGCCTGCTCGCGTACCAGGACCGGGAAGCCCCCGAGCCCGGGCTGCTCTGCGCCCCCTGA
- a CDS encoding heparan-alpha-glucosaminide N-acetyltransferase domain-containing protein, with protein MSTLPLPTPVSRERVRAIDWLRGISVLFMIQCHALALLTPELRKSAWTGWLLKIDGLVAPAFIYSAGFALSLLMVRSAAGGVLEDRVRRNLRRIAEVFAVAALVNAAWFPVLKEPVWLLRLDILHCVGLCLLLTLPLAALLAPRPRVLATTALVLAMVAFALAPFTDTAGEPWASFLRKSSWATFPLLPWIGFAWLGAFCGTIAGAWGRAGLARALVFLIAVGLAGTLMPHLLSGLYPPHRFYVTNPSNSATRFMWVCAVLLGLLWVEGRMAPDAKPSRGRRFLEVFGTASLSAYFFHEMLLFYRTFGFSFQRVWGDRSGWLQYAGLLALLIACTYALCLAVDPAERALKNGFARVRQLALSGPWMRPARRRG; from the coding sequence TTGAGCACCCTGCCCCTGCCGACCCCTGTCTCCCGCGAGCGCGTGCGCGCCATCGACTGGCTGCGCGGAATCTCCGTCCTGTTCATGATCCAGTGCCACGCGTTGGCGCTGCTCACCCCCGAGCTGCGCAAGAGCGCATGGACCGGCTGGTTGTTGAAGATCGACGGGCTGGTGGCCCCCGCGTTCATCTACTCCGCCGGGTTCGCGCTCTCGCTGCTGATGGTGCGCAGCGCCGCGGGGGGCGTGCTGGAGGACCGCGTGCGCCGCAACCTGCGCCGCATCGCGGAGGTGTTCGCCGTCGCCGCGCTGGTCAACGCCGCGTGGTTCCCCGTGCTGAAGGAGCCGGTGTGGCTCCTGCGCCTGGACATCCTCCACTGCGTGGGCCTGTGCCTGCTGCTCACCCTGCCCCTGGCCGCGCTGCTGGCCCCGCGCCCGCGCGTGCTCGCGACCACGGCGCTCGTCCTGGCGATGGTGGCGTTCGCGCTCGCGCCCTTCACCGACACCGCCGGCGAGCCGTGGGCGTCGTTCCTGCGCAAGTCCTCCTGGGCCACCTTCCCGCTGCTACCGTGGATCGGCTTCGCGTGGCTGGGCGCCTTCTGCGGCACCATCGCGGGCGCGTGGGGCCGCGCGGGGCTGGCCCGCGCCCTGGTGTTCCTCATCGCGGTGGGGCTCGCCGGGACGCTCATGCCGCACCTGCTCAGCGGCCTCTATCCCCCGCACCGCTTCTACGTCACCAACCCGTCCAACTCCGCCACCCGCTTCATGTGGGTCTGCGCGGTGCTGCTCGGGCTCTTGTGGGTGGAGGGCCGGATGGCGCCGGACGCGAAGCCCTCACGGGGCCGGCGCTTCCTGGAGGTGTTCGGGACCGCGTCGCTGTCCGCGTACTTCTTCCACGAGATGCTGCTGTTCTACCGGACGTTCGGCTTCTCGTTCCAACGCGTCTGGGGCGATCGCAGCGGGTGGCTCCAGTACGCGGGCCTGCTGGCGCTGCTCATCGCGTGCACGTACGCGCTGTGCCTCGCGGTGGATCCAGCGGAGCGCGCGCTCAAGAACGGCTTCGCGCGCGTCCGCCAGCTGGCGCTCAGTGGCCCGTGGATGCGGCCTGCTCGAAGGCGCGGATGA
- a CDS encoding AI-2E family transporter: MLHVVHPEPVPPPGDPAALDEAAARRVDLVWSGAMVGSLALVFALLSVFGGVAVPVLLALTGAYAFNPVVTLLEKRGLDRTLGTTVLFVAGTLLMVGAGLYLVPVFRDEAAKLPGFFARASTQVVPQVESLLGMSLPELVSQRTAELGEKASELLQSAGPTAARLVASFAGNTARFVTTLLGLSVVPVLAFFFLQDYPRLMGSIKDLLPRRSVALVSQRFREVDEVLSAFVQGQLAVGAILSVIYAAGLSVARIDLAIAIGLIAGFGNMVPYLGTGIGVVLAMMGVLLSWQGPWQLAVVAATFVVGQMLEGFVITPRVVGEKVGLSAVAVILAVLAFGELFGFVGILLAVPASAILKVVLSVVIQRYRRTDLYKGGAGGP, translated from the coding sequence GTGCTGCACGTCGTGCACCCGGAGCCCGTGCCCCCGCCCGGCGACCCCGCGGCCCTGGACGAGGCGGCGGCGCGCCGGGTGGACCTGGTGTGGTCCGGCGCGATGGTGGGCTCGCTGGCGTTGGTGTTCGCGCTCCTGTCGGTGTTCGGCGGGGTGGCGGTGCCGGTGCTGCTGGCGCTGACGGGCGCGTACGCGTTCAACCCGGTGGTGACGCTGCTGGAGAAGCGCGGCCTGGACCGGACGCTGGGCACGACGGTGCTCTTCGTGGCGGGCACGCTGCTGATGGTGGGCGCGGGGCTGTACCTGGTGCCGGTGTTCCGCGACGAGGCGGCGAAGCTGCCCGGCTTCTTCGCGCGCGCCAGCACCCAGGTGGTGCCGCAGGTGGAGTCGCTGCTGGGCATGTCGCTGCCGGAGCTGGTGAGCCAGCGCACCGCGGAGCTGGGCGAGAAGGCCTCCGAGCTGCTCCAGAGCGCGGGCCCCACGGCGGCGCGGCTGGTGGCGAGCTTCGCCGGCAACACCGCGCGCTTCGTGACCACGCTGCTGGGCCTGTCGGTGGTGCCGGTGCTGGCGTTCTTCTTCCTCCAGGACTACCCGCGCCTCATGGGGAGCATCAAGGACCTGCTGCCCCGTCGCTCGGTGGCGCTGGTGAGCCAGCGCTTCCGCGAGGTGGACGAGGTGCTGTCCGCCTTCGTGCAGGGCCAACTCGCGGTGGGCGCCATCCTGTCGGTCATCTACGCGGCGGGCCTGTCCGTGGCCCGCATCGACCTGGCCATCGCCATTGGCCTCATCGCCGGCTTCGGCAACATGGTGCCCTACCTGGGCACGGGCATTGGCGTGGTGCTCGCGATGATGGGCGTGCTGCTGTCGTGGCAGGGGCCGTGGCAGCTGGCGGTGGTGGCGGCGACCTTCGTGGTGGGGCAGATGCTGGAGGGCTTCGTCATCACCCCGCGCGTCGTGGGTGAGAAGGTGGGCCTGTCCGCCGTGGCGGTCATCCTCGCGGTGCTCGCGTTCGGAGAGCTGTTCGGCTTCGTGGGCATCCTGCTGGCGGTGCCGGCCAGCGCCATCCTCAAGGTCGTCCTGAGCGTGGTCATCCAGCGCTACCGCCGCACCGACCTCTACAAGGGGGGAGCCGGCGGTCCGTGA
- a CDS encoding VOC family protein, whose product METTRPFRILGIQQIAIGGLDKGALRRLWVDTLGLQAHGTYRSERENVDEDIVVAGAGPFKVEVDLMQPVNPDGRPKVHDPALNHVGLWVDDLATAVKWLEGQGMRFAPGGIRKGAAGFDVCFIHPKASDQFPLSGEGVLIELVQAPPDVIRAFEQAASTGH is encoded by the coding sequence ATGGAGACGACACGACCGTTCCGGATTCTGGGCATCCAGCAGATCGCCATCGGGGGGCTCGACAAGGGCGCCCTGCGCAGGCTGTGGGTGGACACCCTGGGCCTCCAGGCCCATGGCACCTACCGCAGCGAACGGGAGAACGTGGACGAGGACATCGTCGTGGCGGGCGCGGGCCCCTTCAAGGTGGAGGTGGACCTGATGCAGCCCGTCAACCCCGACGGCCGTCCGAAAGTGCACGACCCGGCGCTCAACCACGTGGGGCTGTGGGTGGACGACCTGGCCACGGCCGTGAAGTGGCTGGAGGGGCAGGGGATGCGCTTCGCGCCGGGCGGCATCCGCAAGGGCGCGGCGGGCTTCGACGTGTGCTTCATCCACCCGAAGGCCAGCGATCAGTTCCCGCTGAGCGGCGAGGGCGTGCTCATCGAACTGGTGCAGGCCCCGCCGGACGTCATCCGCGCCTTCGAGCAGGCCGCATCCACGGGCCACTGA
- a CDS encoding FKBP-type peptidyl-prolyl cis-trans isomerase, producing the protein MRMQWMAALVLALGAPGFAQAQAPTKTSKPAAPAGATKAPAPELQTEDQKTLYSLGVSLGQNVTTLALSPEEIQIVQRGLQDALTGTAPAVDPKEFSGRIQVLAKNRQAQANVATLERAAKEPSTTRLPSGVLYRELTAGTGKSPRPTDTVKVHYRGTLIDGTEFDSSFKRGVPVEFPLNGVIPCWTQGVQKMKVGGKAKLTCPAATAYGDRPPTGSRIPSGAVLQFEIELVDVPGNTAIGQ; encoded by the coding sequence ATGCGTATGCAGTGGATGGCGGCCCTGGTGCTGGCGCTCGGCGCTCCGGGCTTCGCCCAGGCACAGGCCCCGACGAAGACGTCCAAGCCGGCCGCTCCGGCCGGGGCCACCAAGGCCCCCGCCCCGGAGCTCCAGACCGAGGATCAGAAGACGCTCTATTCGCTCGGCGTGTCGCTGGGCCAGAACGTGACGACGCTCGCGCTGTCGCCCGAGGAGATCCAGATCGTCCAGCGGGGGCTCCAGGACGCGCTCACCGGCACGGCGCCCGCGGTCGACCCCAAGGAGTTCAGCGGCCGGATCCAGGTGCTCGCCAAGAACCGGCAGGCCCAGGCCAACGTCGCCACGCTGGAGCGCGCCGCCAAGGAGCCCTCCACCACGCGGCTGCCCTCCGGCGTCCTCTACCGCGAGCTGACGGCCGGCACCGGCAAGAGCCCCCGCCCCACCGACACCGTGAAGGTGCACTACCGGGGCACGCTGATCGACGGCACGGAGTTCGACAGCTCCTTCAAGCGCGGCGTGCCGGTGGAGTTCCCGCTCAACGGCGTCATCCCCTGCTGGACCCAGGGCGTGCAGAAGATGAAGGTCGGCGGCAAGGCGAAGCTCACCTGCCCCGCCGCCACCGCCTACGGCGACCGTCCGCCCACGGGCTCGCGCATCCCCTCCGGCGCCGTGCTCCAGTTCGAGATCGAGCTGGTGGATGTGCCCGGCAACACCGCCATCGGGCAGTAG
- a CDS encoding cold-shock protein produces MATGTVKWFNDAKGFGFITQDGGGEDLFCHHTSIQADGFRSLAEGQKVEFDVAKGPKGLQAQNVRPI; encoded by the coding sequence ATGGCGACTGGTACCGTGAAGTGGTTCAACGATGCGAAGGGCTTCGGTTTCATCACGCAGGACGGCGGGGGCGAGGATCTCTTCTGCCACCACACGTCGATCCAGGCGGATGGCTTTCGCTCGCTGGCCGAGGGCCAGAAGGTGGAGTTCGACGTCGCCAAGGGCCCCAAGGGCCTGCAGGCGCAGAACGTTCGCCCCATCTAG
- a CDS encoding PEGA domain-containing protein: MRTRWTAVLPLAALLTAGCAAKQEQPATMARARELMAAAEGKRGDVVLRCEPADAEVLLDGVQQGLCSDFSSASRSLRLGDAGFHQVQVKKRGFWPYTTYYEPSGARVTLKVKLRPTAPEAGGDAP, from the coding sequence ATGCGCACCCGGTGGACGGCGGTGCTCCCGCTGGCGGCGCTGCTGACGGCCGGCTGCGCGGCGAAGCAGGAACAGCCCGCGACGATGGCCCGGGCGCGTGAGCTGATGGCCGCAGCCGAGGGCAAGCGCGGCGACGTGGTGCTCCGATGCGAGCCCGCGGACGCCGAGGTGCTGCTGGACGGCGTGCAGCAGGGCCTGTGCAGCGACTTCTCCAGTGCCTCCCGCAGCCTGCGCCTGGGCGACGCCGGCTTCCACCAGGTGCAGGTGAAGAAGCGGGGCTTCTGGCCCTACACGACCTACTACGAGCCCAGCGGGGCGCGGGTGACGCTGAAGGTCAAGCTGCGCCCCACGGCGCCGGAGGCTGGAGGCGACGCTCCGTGA
- a CDS encoding LPP20 family lipoprotein, which yields MRRSLWGLLLVVPLTALGQGKDAKVAAPATTPAAGEAARTVAAPGAPGINWEGQVLRATGSGAPDLKAANPAQARLGAERAAKMDAFRNLLERAKGIQVSAGRTVADEWAREEVKGRVEGAIKGYKVVARRYFSDSGVELDVEVPLAALSAALIPAQDAAIVLNADGAKKYTGLVVDARGLGLKPVLAPRLVDAAGKPLYGATVLTEEARSATGVAAWFDSLDAAKKASLVGDKPLVVKVAELQGSDLVLSAEGARALTEVNTRFLAEGRVAIVTQ from the coding sequence GTGAGACGTTCGCTGTGGGGATTGTTGCTGGTCGTGCCGCTGACGGCGCTGGGCCAGGGCAAGGACGCGAAGGTCGCCGCACCCGCCACCACACCCGCCGCGGGTGAAGCCGCGCGCACCGTCGCCGCGCCTGGCGCTCCCGGCATCAACTGGGAAGGTCAGGTGCTGCGCGCCACGGGCTCCGGCGCACCGGACCTGAAGGCGGCCAATCCCGCGCAGGCGCGACTGGGCGCCGAGCGCGCCGCGAAGATGGACGCGTTCCGCAACCTGCTGGAGCGGGCCAAGGGCATCCAGGTGAGCGCCGGCCGCACCGTGGCCGACGAGTGGGCGCGCGAGGAGGTGAAGGGCCGCGTCGAGGGCGCCATCAAGGGCTACAAGGTCGTGGCCCGGCGCTACTTCTCCGACAGCGGCGTGGAACTGGACGTGGAGGTCCCGCTCGCGGCGCTCTCCGCGGCGCTGATCCCCGCGCAGGACGCGGCCATCGTGCTCAACGCCGACGGCGCGAAGAAATACACCGGCCTCGTCGTGGACGCGCGAGGGCTGGGCCTCAAGCCCGTGCTCGCGCCCCGGCTGGTGGACGCGGCGGGCAAGCCGCTCTACGGCGCGACGGTGCTCACGGAAGAAGCCCGGAGCGCCACGGGCGTGGCGGCCTGGTTCGACAGCCTGGACGCCGCCAAGAAGGCTTCGCTGGTGGGGGACAAGCCGCTGGTGGTGAAGGTCGCGGAGCTCCAGGGCTCCGACCTGGTCCTGAGCGCGGAAGGGGCCCGCGCGCTCACCGAGGTGAACACGCGCTTCCTGGCCGAGGGCCGCGTCGCCATCGTCACGCAGTAG